In Vreelandella piezotolerans, one genomic interval encodes:
- a CDS encoding OmpW/AlkL family protein: protein MSKMKLITAAIVSASAVMASQAVMAYEAGDVFVRGGVAQTDTGSGNGNVGGADLNVQSARGFTYGAGYLFSDKFGVELNSSEKFEHDLNTTPGGSAGSVDRLPVNLLVNYYPMGGLDSKVQPYVGLGLNYTSFSSEPSGLSIDESYGAIGQAGVDLAVTDNVMLNGYVSYADVSADINAAGATVGEVDIEPVTIGGGITYRF, encoded by the coding sequence ATGAGCAAAATGAAATTGATCACCGCCGCTATCGTGTCTGCCAGTGCCGTCATGGCGAGCCAAGCCGTTATGGCCTACGAAGCAGGCGATGTGTTTGTTCGCGGCGGTGTTGCCCAAACGGATACGGGCTCAGGTAATGGCAATGTTGGCGGTGCGGACCTCAACGTACAAAGCGCACGTGGGTTCACTTATGGTGCGGGCTACCTGTTCAGCGACAAATTTGGCGTCGAACTCAACAGCTCTGAAAAATTCGAGCATGACTTGAACACGACACCGGGCGGCAGCGCAGGTAGCGTCGACCGTCTGCCGGTGAACCTGCTGGTCAACTACTACCCGATGGGTGGTTTGGACTCGAAAGTTCAGCCTTACGTAGGTCTTGGTTTGAACTACACGAGTTTTTCCAGCGAGCCATCCGGCTTGAGCATCGACGAGAGCTACGGCGCCATCGGCCAAGCGGGTGTGGATTTGGCAGTGACGGATAACGTCATGCTGAACGGCTATGTTAGCTACGCGGACGTGAGCGCCGACATCAATGCGGCTGGCGCCACCGTTGGCGAAGTCGATATCGAGCCAGTGACGATCGGCGGCGGTATTACTTACCGTTTCTAA
- the pepQ gene encoding Xaa-Pro dipeptidase yields MSATLYQLQRDHIQALNHAYQARMAAHNLDSLAIYSGHANNHFADDHATSFQSYGHFIHWVGMADVQHSWLVIQPHQRPQLYLYAPADFWHLPTQLPEEPWVAEFDVHLCSDKITPPLTGRAAVIGDLKELANTTPLANVATLHPEGLVRELDELRMVKSAYEVACLREANRLAIAGHQAANAAFIGASAELDVQLAYLGASRQRESDVPYQNIIGLNEHAGVLHYQRYDLSAPKRRYSLLVDAGRRFRGYCADITRTYAGPDAPSEFGELISAMHGLKDELITQIVPGIEFLTLHEQMHRGLADILVSHGLYQGSAESAVETGVTRAFCPHGLGHSLGIQVHDVAGLRQPDGSPSPAPDTHPALRLTRTLQAGMVITIEPGLYFIPMLLAPLRKKPHPIDWTLVDRLAVCGGIRIEDNILVTEGGPENLTL; encoded by the coding sequence ATGTCAGCAACCCTCTATCAACTGCAGCGCGACCACATCCAAGCACTGAATCATGCTTATCAAGCGCGCATGGCGGCGCATAACCTGGATAGTTTGGCGATATACAGCGGCCATGCGAACAACCACTTCGCTGATGACCATGCCACCAGCTTTCAGTCCTACGGCCATTTCATTCATTGGGTGGGGATGGCCGATGTTCAGCACAGCTGGCTGGTGATTCAGCCCCATCAGCGCCCCCAGCTTTATCTGTACGCGCCTGCCGATTTTTGGCACTTACCGACTCAGCTGCCTGAAGAACCCTGGGTGGCGGAGTTCGACGTACATTTATGTAGCGATAAAATCACCCCGCCGCTCACGGGACGCGCTGCCGTGATCGGCGATCTGAAGGAGCTCGCGAACACGACACCTCTCGCCAATGTCGCCACACTTCATCCCGAAGGCTTGGTACGCGAACTCGATGAGTTGCGCATGGTCAAGTCCGCCTACGAAGTGGCTTGCCTGCGCGAAGCCAATCGACTAGCAATCGCGGGCCACCAAGCGGCTAATGCTGCTTTTATAGGTGCGTCGGCCGAACTGGATGTGCAGCTTGCCTATTTAGGGGCCAGCCGACAGCGAGAGTCGGACGTGCCTTATCAAAACATTATCGGTCTAAATGAGCATGCCGGGGTCTTACACTATCAGCGTTATGACCTGTCAGCCCCCAAACGGCGTTATAGCCTGCTAGTCGATGCGGGCCGTCGTTTTCGCGGCTACTGTGCGGACATTACCCGTACCTATGCAGGCCCGGATGCACCCAGCGAATTTGGCGAGTTAATCAGCGCCATGCACGGTCTGAAAGATGAACTCATCACCCAAATCGTTCCTGGCATCGAGTTTCTAACGCTACATGAGCAGATGCACCGAGGCCTAGCCGATATATTGGTCTCGCACGGACTGTATCAGGGCAGCGCAGAGAGCGCCGTGGAAACCGGTGTTACCCGCGCCTTTTGCCCCCATGGACTGGGCCACTCATTAGGGATTCAGGTACACGATGTGGCCGGATTGAGGCAGCCAGACGGGAGCCCATCGCCAGCACCTGACACCCATCCAGCCCTGCGTCTTACCCGTACACTGCAAGCCGGTATGGTCATCACCATCGAGCCAGGCCTCTATTTCATTCCCATGTTGCTGGCACCACTGCGTAAAAAGCCCCACCCCATCGACTGGACGCTGGTCGACCGGCTCGCGGTGTGCGGAGGCATACGCATCGAGGATAATATCCTAGTGACAGAAGGCGGGCCTGAGAACTTGACGTTATAG
- a CDS encoding LysR family transcriptional regulator — protein MEIRWLEDFIALARTRHFSRAADEQHVTQPTFSRRIKLLEEEMGVTLINRQTLPLSLTPAGEEFLTLCEQVTDRVRLTRDRVREISAGQQRRIMVAAPQSLLAHFLPEWLASSGWQERIQPYLRATGWVASDYFQALARAECDLAICYWPVGRCDLDIDTSACTYRVIGHERLIPVTGRKNDGSPCALLPGARQQPVPWLAYPKRGLLGSAVKAHLARLPQSTYLTAQSENLYAAGIKELVLLGYGMSWLPERNVAAELADGTLVRAGDSRWDVPMELRLYRHQSQHHAELDSLWGQLSPPRL, from the coding sequence ATGGAAATTCGCTGGCTAGAAGACTTCATTGCCCTGGCCAGAACGCGACACTTCTCCCGCGCCGCCGACGAACAACACGTCACGCAGCCTACCTTTTCAAGGCGGATCAAACTGCTCGAAGAGGAAATGGGCGTCACGTTGATCAACCGACAAACGTTACCGCTGTCGTTGACGCCTGCGGGTGAAGAGTTCTTGACGCTCTGCGAACAGGTCACCGACCGGGTGCGTTTGACACGCGACCGCGTTCGTGAAATTAGCGCCGGTCAGCAGCGGCGAATCATGGTAGCCGCACCGCAAAGTCTGCTGGCGCATTTTCTACCGGAATGGTTAGCCAGCAGCGGCTGGCAGGAGCGCATTCAGCCCTACCTTCGCGCGACGGGCTGGGTGGCCAGCGACTACTTTCAGGCGCTGGCTCGGGCAGAGTGCGATCTAGCGATTTGCTATTGGCCCGTTGGACGCTGCGATCTGGATATCGACACTAGCGCCTGCACCTATCGAGTCATTGGGCATGAACGGCTAATTCCCGTGACCGGGCGTAAAAACGACGGGTCGCCGTGTGCACTACTGCCTGGCGCTCGCCAGCAGCCAGTGCCCTGGCTGGCCTACCCCAAACGTGGGCTACTCGGCTCGGCTGTCAAAGCACATTTGGCACGGTTGCCGCAAAGCACGTACTTAACGGCACAGAGCGAAAACCTCTATGCAGCAGGTATCAAAGAACTGGTGCTGCTGGGGTATGGCATGAGCTGGCTACCCGAGCGAAATGTGGCCGCAGAGCTAGCTGACGGCACCTTGGTCAGGGCGGGCGACAGCCGCTGGGACGTACCCATGGAGCTGCGGTTGTATCGTCACCAAAGCCAGCACCATGCCGAACTCGATAGTTTGTGGGGCCAGCTCTCACCGCCCCGACTTTGA
- a CDS encoding ABC transporter ATP-binding protein, whose amino-acid sequence MNAQAETIATMPTQNEASNDSLLQIRGLKKRFSLSGDFLEQLRFKGGKLIRHQEYVHAINGVNLDIKRGEALCVVGESGCGKSTVARTVMGLISPSEGEIRYDGQRIDDLSSKQLLPYRKRMQMIFQNPYASLNPRMTIQQTLEEPLRLHHPDWNRQQILDKVEEVMRSVGIDPDWGKRFGHEFSGGQRQRIAIARALAVDPEFIVADEPISALDVSIQAQVLNLLMDAQRDRNLTYLFITHDLAVVEHFGTRVAVMYLGTVCEVATTATLFAKPRHPYTQALLSAIPRLEDDRPQHIRLSGEVPTPVNLPSGCVFHGRCPHANARCKQEIPALITQDDGTRVACHAVEEGRL is encoded by the coding sequence ATGAACGCCCAGGCGGAAACGATCGCGACCATGCCGACCCAAAACGAAGCGAGCAACGACTCGCTACTGCAAATTCGCGGTCTTAAAAAGCGTTTCTCACTCTCCGGTGATTTTCTGGAGCAGCTACGCTTCAAAGGCGGCAAGCTGATTCGCCATCAGGAGTATGTCCACGCCATTAACGGCGTCAATCTGGACATCAAGCGCGGCGAAGCGCTCTGCGTGGTGGGTGAATCTGGCTGCGGTAAGTCCACCGTGGCGCGCACGGTCATGGGGCTGATTTCTCCGTCAGAGGGTGAAATTCGCTACGACGGCCAGCGCATCGACGATCTCAGCTCGAAGCAGCTCCTGCCCTACCGCAAGCGCATGCAGATGATCTTCCAGAACCCTTACGCGTCGCTGAACCCACGCATGACCATTCAGCAGACGCTGGAAGAGCCACTGCGGCTTCACCATCCTGACTGGAACCGCCAGCAGATCCTCGATAAAGTCGAGGAGGTGATGCGTTCGGTGGGTATCGACCCCGATTGGGGCAAGCGCTTTGGCCACGAGTTTTCTGGCGGTCAGCGTCAGCGAATTGCCATTGCCCGTGCGCTGGCCGTCGATCCCGAATTCATCGTCGCCGATGAGCCCATTTCAGCGCTAGACGTCTCTATCCAAGCACAGGTGCTCAACCTGCTGATGGATGCCCAGCGGGATCGCAACCTGACCTATCTGTTCATTACCCACGATCTGGCGGTGGTCGAGCACTTTGGGACACGGGTGGCCGTGATGTATCTGGGCACCGTATGTGAAGTCGCCACGACCGCCACGCTGTTTGCCAAGCCTCGCCACCCCTATACCCAGGCATTGCTGTCGGCCATTCCCCGCTTGGAGGACGACCGCCCTCAGCATATTCGCCTGTCGGGTGAAGTGCCGACACCGGTCAACTTACCCAGCGGCTGCGTTTTCCATGGTCGTTGTCCCCATGCTAACGCCCGCTGCAAGCAAGAAATACCTGCTTTGATAACCCAGGATGACGGCACCCGCGTAGCGTGTCACGCTGTTGAGGAAGGCCGCCTATGA
- a CDS encoding ABC transporter ATP-binding protein encodes MALLEVSQLDVRFALRQGEVRALRDVNFTLERGERLGIVGESGAGKSVAAFSLLNLIAKPGFIAGGSITFEGKELNSMSERGLRKVRGNRISMIFQDPMMTLNPVLSIGEQMVECLKAHRRISTKEARAIALDKLRQVQIPSPEKRLDQYPHELSGGMRQRIIIAIALLLDPDIIIADEPTTALDVTIQAEIMALLLELCEQHNVGLILITHDLGVVSQVTQRMLVMYAGRVIEQGPTREIINDPQHPYTQGLINALPQMATPGEKLNQIRGSMPSLSNLPSGCAFHPRCDFINRADGLPRPACTQQVPDFVESGNCRVACHMVAEMLEDRRLKEESL; translated from the coding sequence ATGGCACTTCTTGAAGTCTCTCAACTCGACGTCCGCTTTGCCCTGCGCCAGGGCGAAGTACGCGCCCTGCGCGACGTCAACTTCACTCTCGAGCGCGGCGAGCGCCTGGGTATCGTCGGCGAATCTGGCGCGGGTAAATCCGTCGCCGCCTTCTCGTTGCTGAATTTGATCGCCAAACCAGGTTTCATTGCGGGCGGAAGCATCACGTTCGAAGGCAAAGAGCTCAACAGCATGTCGGAGCGAGGCCTGCGCAAAGTGCGCGGCAACCGCATTTCGATGATCTTCCAAGACCCGATGATGACACTGAATCCAGTGCTCTCCATCGGCGAACAGATGGTGGAGTGCTTGAAGGCCCACCGCCGCATCTCCACCAAAGAAGCCCGGGCCATCGCCCTGGACAAACTACGCCAGGTGCAGATCCCCTCTCCCGAAAAGCGCTTGGATCAGTATCCCCACGAGCTTTCCGGCGGGATGCGCCAGCGCATCATCATCGCCATTGCCCTGCTACTCGACCCGGACATCATCATTGCCGACGAACCCACCACGGCACTGGACGTGACGATTCAAGCCGAAATCATGGCGCTGCTGCTGGAGCTATGCGAGCAGCACAACGTGGGCTTGATTTTGATCACTCACGATCTGGGCGTGGTAAGCCAAGTGACCCAGCGTATGCTGGTGATGTACGCTGGCCGCGTCATCGAGCAGGGCCCTACGCGGGAAATCATCAACGACCCGCAACATCCTTACACCCAAGGCTTGATCAATGCGCTGCCGCAAATGGCGACGCCGGGTGAAAAACTCAACCAGATTCGTGGCAGTATGCCGTCACTCTCTAATTTGCCCAGCGGCTGTGCGTTCCATCCCCGCTGTGACTTTATCAACCGCGCCGACGGGCTCCCCCGGCCGGCCTGCACCCAGCAAGTCCCCGATTTCGTCGAGTCTGGCAACTGTCGCGTGGCCTGCCACATGGTGGCGGAAATGTTGGAAGATCGCCGCTTGAAGGAGGAGAGCTTATGA
- a CDS encoding ABC transporter permease, producing the protein MTTSTSTPAPSRWERLRDSFLWYSFKRDRTAQLCLAVFVCLVVTAFSAPLLAPTDPYDLAQIDILASELPPFWIDGADPMYTLGTDAQGRDLLSIILYGTRVSLLIGFGAVALQALLGVTFGLMAGYLGGRVDAFLMRLADIQLSFSTLMVAIVVGAVVKATLGSAFYSQYAVLMLILIIGLAEWPQYARTVRASVLAEKNKEYVDAARVMGLRSKRIMFRHVLPNTLSPIFVISTVQIANAIISEAALSFLGLGMPETHPSLGSLIKAGFDYIQSGSWWITLIPGAVLVVLVLSINLLGDWLRDVMNPRLYKG; encoded by the coding sequence ATGACAACGTCCACTTCTACCCCCGCACCAAGCCGCTGGGAGCGCCTGCGCGACTCCTTTTTGTGGTACAGCTTCAAGCGCGACCGCACGGCACAGCTCTGCCTTGCCGTGTTCGTTTGCTTGGTCGTGACGGCGTTTTCGGCACCGTTACTGGCACCTACCGACCCTTATGACTTGGCACAGATAGACATTCTTGCCTCCGAGCTACCTCCCTTCTGGATCGATGGCGCCGACCCGATGTACACCCTGGGCACCGATGCTCAGGGCCGGGACCTGCTTTCGATCATTCTTTACGGCACGCGGGTATCGCTGCTGATCGGCTTTGGCGCCGTGGCGCTGCAAGCGCTTTTGGGGGTGACCTTCGGGCTGATGGCAGGCTATTTGGGCGGCCGCGTCGACGCCTTTCTGATGCGTCTGGCGGATATCCAGCTCTCGTTCTCGACACTGATGGTAGCCATCGTCGTGGGGGCCGTGGTGAAAGCCACCTTGGGCAGCGCTTTCTACAGCCAGTACGCCGTGCTGATGCTGATTCTGATCATCGGCTTGGCCGAGTGGCCCCAGTACGCGCGCACGGTGCGCGCCTCGGTACTCGCCGAGAAAAACAAAGAGTACGTCGACGCCGCCCGCGTCATGGGCCTGCGCAGCAAGCGCATCATGTTCCGTCACGTGCTGCCCAATACGCTGTCACCGATATTCGTCATTTCGACGGTGCAAATTGCTAACGCCATCATTTCTGAAGCAGCGCTGTCGTTTTTAGGGCTGGGTATGCCGGAAACTCACCCTTCACTTGGGTCGCTGATCAAAGCAGGCTTTGACTACATTCAGTCAGGCTCTTGGTGGATCACGCTGATCCCCGGTGCGGTGCTGGTCGTGCTGGTGCTGTCGATCAATCTTCTGGGCGACTGGCTGCGCGATGTCATGAACCCACGACTCTACAAAGGCTGA
- a CDS encoding ABC transporter permease, whose amino-acid sequence MIAFLIKRLMHAILVMFVISVLAFAIQDNLGDPVQQMVGQSVPESEREAIRERLGLNDPFLVQYVRFAKNAVQGDFGDSYFYREPALEVIARHLPATLELVFAATLIIVLLSVPIGVYSAIKPRSPVSRFFMGASIIGISIPVFLTAIVLIQIFSIGITVSLFPESTAWGAWLNGLLSTEGNMPSFGRGYDLVHVVGHWDTNLATWNGLQHLVLPAVSLASIMLPLFIRLIRAEMMEVLQSEYVKYARAKGISMRRVYFVHALKNTMLPVITVGGVQIGTMVAYTILTETVFQWPGMGLMFLDAINRADIPLIVTYLMIVGVIFVVTNTIVDLIYGFVNPTVKLTGKPA is encoded by the coding sequence ATGATTGCTTTTTTAATCAAGCGGCTGATGCACGCAATATTGGTGATGTTTGTCATCAGTGTACTGGCCTTCGCCATCCAGGATAACCTGGGTGACCCTGTACAGCAGATGGTCGGACAGTCGGTCCCCGAAAGTGAGCGCGAAGCCATTCGTGAACGGTTGGGGCTCAACGACCCCTTCCTGGTTCAGTACGTGCGCTTTGCCAAAAATGCCGTTCAAGGCGACTTTGGCGACTCCTATTTTTACCGCGAACCGGCGTTGGAAGTGATCGCTCGGCACTTGCCCGCCACCCTAGAGCTGGTCTTTGCCGCCACGCTGATCATCGTGCTACTGTCCGTGCCCATTGGCGTCTATAGCGCGATCAAACCGCGCTCGCCCGTTTCTCGATTCTTTATGGGCGCGTCGATTATCGGTATTTCGATTCCGGTCTTTTTGACCGCCATCGTGTTGATTCAAATTTTCTCGATTGGTATTACCGTCTCGCTATTCCCGGAGAGCACGGCTTGGGGGGCTTGGCTAAATGGCTTGCTTTCGACCGAAGGCAATATGCCGTCGTTTGGCCGTGGCTATGACTTGGTGCACGTGGTGGGTCACTGGGATACCAACCTGGCAACCTGGAACGGCTTACAGCACCTGGTACTACCCGCTGTCTCGCTGGCCTCGATCATGCTGCCGCTGTTCATTCGTTTGATCCGCGCGGAAATGATGGAAGTGCTGCAGTCCGAGTACGTCAAGTACGCCCGCGCCAAAGGCATTTCCATGCGCCGGGTCTATTTCGTCCATGCGCTGAAAAACACCATGCTGCCGGTGATTACCGTGGGCGGCGTGCAAATCGGCACCATGGTGGCCTACACCATTTTGACCGAAACCGTTTTTCAATGGCCGGGCATGGGGCTGATGTTCCTCGACGCCATCAACCGTGCCGACATTCCGCTCATCGTGACCTACCTGATGATTGTCGGCGTCATTTTCGTGGTTACGAACACCATCGTGGACCTGATCTACGGCTTCGTGAACCCCACCGTAAAACTGACTGGTAAGCCCGCATGA
- a CDS encoding ABC transporter substrate-binding protein, giving the protein MTLKKTLLASVIGATVAATAMLPMTASAETLRIGYSADPETLDLHEQLSGGVLRFSHLAFDPLVRWTKDFQFEPRLATEWEQVDDTTMRMTLREGVTFHSGNPFTAKDVVWTIERLKESPDYRAIFDPVASAEAIDDYTVEITTSEPYPLLLNLATYIFPMDSEFYMGETEEGNDKAEIVKAGNSFASRNVSGTGPFIVTDRRQGVRVDFKRFEDYWDTESEGNVSEIILTPIAENASRVAALLSGGVDFIDAVPPNDLERVREADGVELVEVPGTRIIGFQLNEERVEAFQDARVRQAVDLAINQEGIADRLMRGFATPAGQFSPEGYSGHNPDLVPRYDLERAQALMAEAGYEEGFSVDMIAPNNRYVNDAQIAQAVANMLARINITVNLRTMPLAQYWPEYDTRQSDIAMIGWHADTEDTANFFQYLSFCIDEESGAGQYNYGSYCNEEIDALVTEADGETDLEKRNDMLREAEAMLYEDVGFVMLHWQNLAYAAAEGVDVEPVVSALDFPYLGDLVIDR; this is encoded by the coding sequence ATGACGCTCAAGAAGACACTACTGGCCTCTGTGATTGGTGCAACCGTAGCAGCAACCGCCATGTTGCCGATGACGGCAAGCGCAGAAACCCTACGTATTGGTTACTCTGCCGATCCTGAAACCTTGGACCTGCACGAGCAGCTCTCCGGAGGCGTATTGCGTTTTTCGCACCTCGCTTTCGACCCGCTGGTACGTTGGACCAAAGACTTCCAATTCGAGCCGCGCCTGGCCACCGAATGGGAGCAGGTAGACGACACCACCATGCGCATGACCCTGCGCGAAGGCGTTACTTTCCATTCCGGTAACCCTTTCACAGCGAAAGACGTCGTATGGACCATTGAGCGTCTGAAAGAGAGCCCGGACTACCGCGCCATTTTTGACCCGGTGGCTAGTGCAGAAGCCATCGACGACTACACCGTCGAAATCACCACGTCTGAGCCCTATCCGCTGCTGTTGAACCTTGCTACCTACATTTTCCCGATGGATAGCGAGTTCTACATGGGCGAAACCGAAGAGGGTAACGACAAAGCCGAGATCGTCAAAGCGGGGAACTCCTTCGCTTCACGTAACGTATCAGGCACCGGCCCGTTCATCGTTACCGACCGCCGCCAGGGTGTCCGCGTCGACTTCAAACGTTTTGAGGATTACTGGGATACCGAAAGCGAAGGCAACGTTTCTGAAATCATTTTGACGCCGATCGCTGAAAACGCCTCCCGCGTAGCGGCCCTCCTCTCCGGTGGCGTAGACTTCATCGATGCTGTACCGCCGAACGACTTGGAGCGCGTGCGTGAAGCCGACGGTGTCGAATTGGTCGAAGTGCCCGGCACCCGCATCATTGGCTTCCAGCTCAACGAAGAGCGCGTGGAAGCCTTTCAGGATGCTCGCGTTCGTCAAGCCGTCGACCTCGCCATCAATCAGGAAGGTATCGCCGACCGCCTGATGCGCGGCTTCGCCACACCAGCTGGCCAGTTCTCTCCTGAAGGTTACTCGGGCCACAATCCGGATCTCGTTCCGCGCTACGACCTGGAGCGCGCCCAAGCGTTGATGGCCGAAGCGGGCTACGAAGAGGGTTTCAGCGTCGACATGATCGCGCCCAACAACCGCTACGTGAACGATGCGCAAATCGCTCAGGCGGTGGCCAACATGTTGGCGCGTATCAACATTACGGTGAACCTGCGTACCATGCCGCTGGCCCAGTACTGGCCCGAGTACGACACCCGCCAGTCCGACATCGCCATGATCGGTTGGCACGCCGATACCGAAGATACTGCTAACTTCTTCCAGTATCTCTCGTTCTGTATCGATGAAGAGAGCGGTGCTGGCCAGTACAACTACGGCAGCTACTGCAACGAAGAGATCGACGCGCTAGTGACGGAAGCCGACGGCGAAACCGATCTCGAGAAACGCAACGACATGCTGCGTGAAGCCGAAGCCATGCTGTATGAAGACGTTGGTTTCGTCATGCTGCACTGGCAAAACTTGGCCTACGCGGCAGCGGAAGGCGTCGACGTTGAGCCGGTCGTTAGCGCACTGGACTTCCCCTACCTGGGTGACTTGGTGATCGACCGCTAA
- a CDS encoding glutaredoxin family protein: MRVLIRYFFRGVRILLAPVMLISEKLSTPSAVERSSEEQARVDAECQKLALYQFRTCPFCIKVRKEMARLGLNIELRDAQLDPDHKQALLEGGGKVKVPCLKIDHDDGQATWLYESDEINRWLHQRFASH, from the coding sequence ATGCGTGTATTGATTCGCTACTTTTTTAGAGGTGTTCGCATCTTGCTGGCGCCGGTCATGCTGATCTCAGAGAAGCTATCGACCCCTTCCGCCGTGGAGCGCTCTTCAGAAGAGCAAGCACGCGTCGATGCCGAATGCCAGAAACTCGCGCTCTATCAGTTTCGAACGTGCCCATTTTGTATCAAAGTGCGTAAAGAGATGGCGCGCCTAGGGCTCAACATCGAGCTGCGGGATGCCCAGCTGGACCCCGACCACAAACAGGCGCTGCTGGAAGGCGGCGGCAAAGTCAAAGTCCCCTGCCTTAAAATCGATCACGATGACGGCCAAGCAACGTGGCTCTATGAATCGGATGAGATCAACCGCTGGCTACATCAGCGCTTTGCGAGTCACTAA
- the mpl gene encoding UDP-N-acetylmuramate:L-alanyl-gamma-D-glutamyl-meso-diaminopimelate ligase yields the protein MRLHIIGICGTFMGSLALLARELGHEVSGSDANVYPPMSTQLAEAGITLMEGYREENLSGSIDMVVVGNALSRGNPEVEALLDSGLRYTSGAQWLAEHVLPGRQVIAVAGTHGKTTTASLLAWLLESGGLSPGFLIGGVPRNFGVSARLGAFDAPFVVEADEYDTAFFDKRSKFVHYRPHIAVMNNLEFDHADIFPDLAAIERQFHHLVRIVPSKGQLLVADQQPALERVLSMGTWSPVSRFGTDASSQWQLRLERPDASRFQVLHVSDQGEEDGVVEWTLTGEHNARNALAALAAARLCGVQLARACAALARFQTPRRRQELRGEVNGIQVIDDFAHHPTAIAATLEGLRAATTKGRLLAVIEPRSNTMRLGALRERLIDSVAEADAVFWFQPSNVAWSMESLVEAQGGNAALFDDIEALVEAVVTQASPLDRIVVMSNGGFEGVHERLLNALTKRELEK from the coding sequence ATGCGTCTGCACATTATCGGTATCTGTGGCACCTTTATGGGGAGCCTTGCACTACTCGCGCGGGAACTGGGCCATGAGGTGAGCGGCTCCGATGCCAATGTGTATCCACCGATGAGCACGCAGCTCGCGGAGGCGGGCATCACCCTGATGGAAGGCTATCGTGAGGAGAATCTGTCGGGTTCCATCGACATGGTGGTGGTGGGTAATGCGCTTTCGCGAGGGAACCCCGAGGTCGAGGCGCTGCTCGATAGTGGCTTGCGCTACACCTCCGGTGCGCAGTGGTTGGCCGAGCATGTGCTTCCAGGACGACAAGTGATTGCCGTGGCGGGCACTCACGGTAAGACGACCACCGCAAGCTTATTGGCGTGGCTACTGGAAAGCGGAGGCCTATCGCCCGGCTTTCTGATTGGTGGCGTGCCGCGCAACTTTGGTGTTTCCGCTCGTTTGGGCGCGTTTGATGCTCCCTTCGTGGTGGAGGCCGACGAATACGATACGGCCTTTTTCGACAAGCGCTCCAAATTCGTGCATTACCGCCCGCATATCGCAGTAATGAATAATCTCGAGTTCGATCACGCCGACATTTTTCCAGACTTAGCCGCCATCGAGCGACAGTTTCATCATTTAGTCCGCATCGTACCTAGCAAAGGGCAGTTGCTGGTCGCCGATCAACAGCCTGCGTTGGAAAGGGTGCTCTCGATGGGCACTTGGTCGCCGGTGTCCCGTTTTGGCACCGACGCCAGCAGCCAATGGCAGCTTCGCTTGGAGCGTCCCGATGCCAGCCGTTTCCAGGTGCTGCATGTCAGCGACCAGGGCGAGGAGGATGGTGTCGTCGAGTGGACGCTCACTGGTGAACACAACGCGCGTAACGCCTTGGCGGCGCTGGCCGCTGCGCGCCTGTGCGGGGTTCAGTTAGCGCGCGCCTGTGCCGCGTTGGCACGTTTTCAAACGCCTCGTCGCCGCCAGGAGCTCCGAGGAGAGGTCAACGGTATTCAGGTCATCGATGATTTTGCTCACCATCCCACGGCGATTGCTGCCACGCTGGAGGGCTTGCGCGCCGCCACGACCAAGGGCCGCCTACTGGCGGTGATCGAGCCGCGCTCCAATACCATGCGCTTAGGCGCGCTGCGTGAGCGATTGATTGATAGCGTTGCCGAGGCGGATGCGGTGTTTTGGTTTCAGCCCAGCAACGTGGCTTGGTCAATGGAGTCGCTCGTCGAGGCCCAGGGGGGGAACGCCGCACTGTTTGACGACATCGAGGCGCTGGTGGAGGCCGTGGTCACACAAGCGTCACCGCTAGATCGTATCGTGGTGATGTCCAACGGTGGCTTTGAAGGGGTACATGAGCGTTTATTGAACGCATTGACCAAGCGGGAGCTAGAAAAGTGA